The Amycolatopsis mongoliensis genome includes a window with the following:
- the ilvN gene encoding acetolactate synthase small subunit: MSVHTLSVLVENKPGVLARVSGLFSRRGFNIESLAVGPTENPEVSRMTIVVAVEELPLEQVTKQLNKLVNVIKIVELEQSTAVQRELLLVKVRADNTVRSQVLETVQLFRAKVVDVSPEALTVEATGTSDKIGALLRMLEPYGIRELVQSGMVAVGRGARSITATSPR; this comes from the coding sequence ATGAGCGTCCACACGCTGAGTGTCCTGGTCGAGAACAAGCCGGGTGTGCTCGCGCGCGTTTCGGGCCTGTTCTCCCGCCGCGGTTTCAACATCGAGTCCCTCGCCGTCGGGCCCACGGAGAACCCCGAGGTGTCCCGCATGACGATCGTGGTCGCCGTCGAAGAGCTACCGCTCGAGCAGGTGACCAAACAGCTCAACAAGCTGGTCAACGTGATCAAGATCGTCGAGCTGGAGCAGTCGACCGCCGTGCAGCGCGAACTGCTGCTCGTGAAGGTTCGCGCCGACAACACCGTGCGCAGCCAGGTCCTCGAAACCGTCCAGCTCTTCCGTGCCAAGGTGGTGGACGTCTCCCCGGAGGCGCTCACCGTCGAGGCCACCGGGACGTCGGACAAGATCGGCGCGCTGCTGCGGATGCTGGAGCCGTATGGCATCCGCGAGCTGGTGCAGTCGGGCATGGTCGCGGTCGGGCGTGGTGCCCGTTCCATCACCGCGACTTCGCCCCGTTAA
- a CDS encoding PH domain-containing protein: protein MVDTRAAHVTRVRPGSRPVRAAVHHFGVAEKEQDEGRKAVFRIPRTSFMAIALLTICVTPIALGEIPYLQWLYLFPIALAVFVVRTRTIATREGLATRTMFGHRDVPWSALKGLAISKKSRVQAVLKDDTKVPLPTVRTRHLPVLSLVSEGLVADPSGLLDAEDIKPAETEAPAGE from the coding sequence ATCGTGGACACTCGAGCGGCGCATGTCACCCGCGTCCGACCCGGCTCCCGGCCGGTCCGCGCCGCGGTGCACCATTTCGGGGTGGCCGAAAAAGAGCAGGACGAAGGCCGGAAGGCCGTCTTCCGGATCCCCCGCACGTCGTTCATGGCGATCGCCCTCCTGACGATCTGCGTGACGCCGATCGCCCTCGGGGAGATCCCGTACCTGCAGTGGCTCTACCTCTTCCCGATCGCGCTCGCCGTGTTCGTGGTCCGGACCCGCACGATCGCGACGCGCGAAGGGCTCGCGACCCGCACGATGTTCGGCCACCGCGACGTCCCCTGGTCGGCGCTGAAGGGCTTGGCGATCAGCAAGAAGTCGCGCGTGCAGGCCGTGCTCAAGGACGACACGAAGGTGCCGCTGCCGACCGTCCGGACCCGGCACCTGCCGGTGCTTTCGCTGGTGAGCGAGGGACTGGTCGCCGACCCGAGCGGGCTCCTGGACGCCGAGGACATCAAGCCGGCCGAGACCGAGGCGCCGGCCGGGGAGTGA
- the ilvC gene encoding ketol-acid reductoisomerase — MAVEIFYDDDADLSIIQGRKVAVIGYGSQGHAHSLSLRDSGVDVRIGLPEGSKSRAKAEEQGLRVLTPAEASAEADLIMILAPDTKQRFIYEQDIAPNLKDGDALFFGHGFNIRYDLIKPPANVDVAMVAPKGPGHLVRRQFVDGKGVPALIAVEQDASGNAQALALSYAAAIGGARAGVIKTTFTEETETDLFGEQAVLCGGASALVQTGFEVLTEAGYAPEIAYFEVLHELKLIVDLMYEGGIARQRYSISDTAEYGDLTRGPRVISPAVKEEMKKILGEIQDGTFAREWVAEDEAGRPNFTKLEEQGNQHPIEETGKKLRALMSWVDRPITETA, encoded by the coding sequence ATGGCAGTGGAAATCTTCTACGACGACGACGCCGACCTCTCGATCATCCAGGGGCGCAAGGTCGCTGTCATCGGCTACGGCAGCCAGGGCCACGCCCACTCGCTGAGCCTGCGCGACTCCGGCGTCGACGTCCGCATCGGCCTGCCCGAGGGGTCCAAGTCGCGGGCGAAGGCCGAGGAGCAGGGCCTGCGCGTGCTCACCCCGGCCGAGGCGTCGGCCGAAGCCGACCTGATCATGATCCTGGCGCCGGACACGAAGCAGCGCTTCATCTACGAGCAGGACATCGCGCCGAACCTCAAGGATGGCGACGCGCTCTTCTTCGGGCACGGCTTCAACATCCGCTACGACCTGATCAAGCCGCCGGCCAACGTCGACGTCGCCATGGTCGCCCCGAAGGGCCCGGGCCACCTGGTCCGCCGCCAGTTCGTCGACGGCAAGGGCGTCCCGGCGCTCATCGCGGTCGAGCAGGACGCCTCCGGCAACGCCCAGGCGCTCGCCCTCTCCTACGCCGCCGCCATCGGTGGTGCCCGCGCCGGCGTCATCAAGACGACCTTCACGGAGGAGACCGAGACCGACCTCTTCGGCGAGCAGGCCGTGCTCTGCGGTGGCGCGTCCGCGCTGGTGCAGACCGGCTTCGAGGTGCTCACCGAGGCCGGCTACGCCCCGGAGATCGCCTACTTCGAGGTGCTGCACGAGCTGAAGCTGATCGTCGACCTCATGTACGAGGGCGGCATCGCGCGCCAGCGCTACTCGATCTCCGACACCGCCGAGTACGGCGACCTGACCCGCGGCCCGCGCGTCATCTCGCCGGCGGTCAAGGAAGAGATGAAGAAGATCCTCGGCGAGATCCAGGACGGCACGTTCGCCCGCGAATGGGTCGCCGAGGACGAGGCCGGCCGGCCGAACTTCACCAAGCTCGAGGAGCAGGGCAACCAGCACCCGATCGAGGAGACCGGCAAGAAGCTGCGCGCGCTCATGTCGTGGGTGGACCGGCCGATCACCGAGACCGCCTGA
- a CDS encoding ankyrin repeat domain-containing protein, translating into MGTLPAKPSLDQLRKRAKDLARAEGVKLSEAQFRIARDHGFPSWPKLRAYVRRVTEHGETLQHPYHQDVHYYAERALGLLASAVDETPGAREPFERWEQPLTRDGALVVVAREHGFVSWRALREHVKSLVDSGEPFARAYRAVEARDLDGLDRLLHEFPGLVTARGTNGNDLLGMAGATCDERLSRLLLDHGADPSRGNVHGWTPLHQAAYRNLPLLLDMLLDAGAPVDVSARGDGGTPLVVALFWGHREAAEKLASRSRAPGNLRVAAGLGDADLLAELLEPGHPAAGAHRGFYRPHSGFPAWHPEDDPAEVKNEALAWAARNDRADALRTLVARGADVNADVYRGTALTWAAATGRVAAIRALLDLGADVNHTGTFGGPNHGEGVTALHLAAQSGHLDAIRALVEGGADLEARDGIWNTTPERWAEVCEQPAARDLLRTL; encoded by the coding sequence ATGGGCACGCTGCCCGCGAAACCCAGCCTGGACCAGCTCCGCAAGCGCGCGAAGGACCTCGCACGCGCCGAAGGCGTCAAACTCTCCGAAGCGCAGTTCCGGATCGCCCGCGACCACGGCTTCCCGAGCTGGCCGAAACTCCGGGCGTACGTCCGGCGCGTCACCGAGCACGGCGAAACGCTGCAGCACCCCTACCACCAGGACGTCCACTACTACGCCGAGCGCGCGCTCGGGCTGCTCGCGTCCGCCGTAGACGAGACGCCCGGAGCCCGCGAACCGTTCGAACGCTGGGAGCAGCCGCTCACCCGGGACGGCGCTCTCGTGGTCGTCGCCCGCGAGCACGGTTTCGTTTCCTGGCGGGCACTCCGCGAGCACGTCAAGTCCCTTGTGGACAGTGGTGAGCCGTTCGCGCGGGCGTACCGGGCGGTCGAAGCGAGGGATCTCGACGGGCTCGACCGGCTCCTGCACGAGTTCCCCGGCCTGGTCACCGCCCGCGGCACCAACGGCAACGACCTGCTCGGCATGGCCGGCGCGACCTGCGACGAGCGGCTCAGCCGGCTCCTGCTCGACCACGGCGCCGACCCGTCACGCGGCAACGTCCACGGCTGGACCCCGCTGCACCAGGCCGCCTACCGCAACCTCCCACTGCTGCTCGACATGCTGCTGGACGCGGGCGCCCCGGTCGACGTCTCGGCTCGCGGTGACGGCGGCACTCCCCTGGTCGTCGCCCTGTTCTGGGGCCACCGCGAAGCCGCCGAAAAACTGGCGTCCCGCAGCCGGGCCCCCGGCAATCTGCGCGTCGCGGCCGGACTCGGCGACGCGGACCTCCTCGCCGAACTCCTCGAACCGGGCCACCCGGCCGCCGGCGCGCACCGGGGTTTCTACCGCCCGCACAGCGGTTTCCCGGCCTGGCACCCGGAAGACGACCCCGCCGAGGTCAAGAACGAAGCCCTGGCCTGGGCGGCCCGCAACGACCGCGCCGACGCGCTGAGGACACTCGTCGCCCGGGGCGCGGACGTGAACGCCGATGTCTACCGCGGCACGGCACTGACCTGGGCGGCGGCGACCGGGCGCGTCGCCGCGATCCGGGCGCTGCTCGACCTCGGCGCCGACGTGAACCACACCGGCACGTTCGGCGGCCCGAACCACGGCGAAGGCGTCACGGCCCTGCACCTGGCCGCGCAGTCCGGGCACCTCGACGCGATCCGGGCGCTCGTCGAAGGCGGCGCCGACCTCGAGGCGCGCGACGGCATCTGGAACACCACCCCCGAGCGGTGGGCGGAGGTGTGCGAGCAGCCGGCGGCGAGGGACCTCCTCCGAACCCTGTAG
- a CDS encoding acetolactate synthase large subunit, whose translation MTSATSRSDAKPGPTPGTPGARPKPAPPAGTPVRVTGAQSLVRSLEAVGAEVVFGIPGGTILPAYDPLLDSTKVRHILVRHEQGAGHAATGYAQATGKVGVCMATSGPGATNLVTPLADANMDSVPVVAITGQQSRALIGTDAFQEADICGITMPITKHNFLVTDPAEIPRTIAEAFHLASTGRPGPVLVDIPKDVLQEMTSFSWPTELRLPGYRPTLRPHGKQVREAAKLIAKSRRPVLYVGGGVIKAEAHEQLKQLAELTNIPVVTTLMARGAFPDSHPQHLGMPGMHGSVAAVAAMQRADLLIALGARFDDRVTGQLSSFAPDAAIVHADIDPAEISKNRKADVPIVGDCKEIIGELITAVQTEFDHGAKPDLTDWWTQAEDWRTNYPAGYEWPDDGSLSPQYVIERIGELVGPDAVYAAGVGQHQMWAAQFVKYENPRTWINSGGLGTMGFAVPAAMGAQFGVPDTQVWAIDGDGCFQMTNQELATCAIEGAPIKVAVINNGNLGMVRQWQNLFYSERYSNTDLGTHKHRIPDFVLLAEALGCAGLRCETKEDVDATIRRAMEINDRPVVIDFVVGKDAQVWPMVAAGTGNDEIMAVRGIRPLFDDDEVSVETTEAAAEAAGEGER comes from the coding sequence ATGACCAGTGCCACGTCGCGCAGCGACGCGAAACCCGGGCCGACGCCCGGAACGCCCGGAGCACGTCCGAAGCCGGCGCCACCGGCGGGAACCCCGGTGCGCGTCACCGGCGCCCAGTCGCTCGTGCGCTCGCTCGAGGCGGTCGGCGCCGAGGTGGTCTTCGGCATTCCGGGCGGCACCATCCTGCCGGCCTACGACCCGCTGCTGGACTCGACGAAGGTCCGCCACATCCTGGTCCGCCACGAGCAGGGCGCGGGGCACGCCGCCACCGGCTACGCGCAGGCCACCGGCAAGGTCGGCGTCTGCATGGCGACCTCGGGCCCGGGCGCGACCAACCTGGTCACCCCGCTGGCCGACGCGAACATGGACTCCGTCCCGGTCGTGGCCATCACCGGCCAGCAGAGCCGGGCGCTGATCGGCACCGACGCGTTCCAGGAAGCCGACATCTGCGGCATCACCATGCCGATCACCAAGCACAACTTCCTCGTCACGGACCCCGCGGAGATCCCGCGGACCATCGCCGAGGCGTTCCACCTGGCGTCCACGGGCCGACCCGGCCCGGTCCTGGTGGACATCCCCAAGGACGTGCTGCAGGAGATGACCTCGTTCTCCTGGCCGACCGAGCTGCGGCTGCCGGGCTACCGCCCCACGCTGCGCCCGCACGGCAAGCAGGTCCGCGAAGCGGCGAAGCTCATCGCGAAGTCGCGCCGCCCGGTGCTCTACGTCGGCGGCGGCGTGATCAAGGCGGAGGCGCACGAGCAGCTGAAGCAGCTCGCCGAGCTGACGAACATCCCCGTCGTCACCACACTGATGGCGCGCGGGGCGTTCCCCGACTCGCACCCGCAGCACCTCGGCATGCCGGGCATGCACGGCTCGGTCGCCGCGGTCGCCGCGATGCAGCGCGCCGACCTGCTGATCGCGCTCGGCGCCCGGTTCGACGACCGCGTCACCGGGCAGCTCTCGTCGTTCGCACCGGACGCCGCCATCGTGCACGCCGACATCGACCCGGCCGAGATCTCCAAGAACCGCAAGGCGGACGTCCCGATCGTGGGCGACTGCAAGGAGATCATCGGCGAGCTGATCACGGCCGTGCAGACGGAGTTCGACCACGGCGCCAAGCCCGACCTCACCGACTGGTGGACCCAGGCCGAAGACTGGCGCACGAACTACCCGGCCGGTTACGAGTGGCCCGACGACGGCTCGCTGTCGCCGCAGTACGTCATCGAGCGGATCGGCGAGCTCGTCGGCCCGGACGCGGTGTACGCCGCCGGCGTCGGCCAGCACCAGATGTGGGCCGCGCAGTTCGTCAAGTACGAGAACCCGCGCACCTGGATCAACTCCGGCGGCCTCGGCACCATGGGCTTCGCCGTGCCCGCCGCGATGGGCGCGCAGTTCGGCGTCCCGGACACGCAGGTGTGGGCGATCGACGGCGACGGCTGCTTCCAGATGACCAACCAGGAGCTGGCCACCTGCGCCATCGAGGGCGCGCCGATCAAGGTCGCCGTCATCAACAACGGCAACCTGGGCATGGTCCGGCAGTGGCAGAACCTCTTCTACTCGGAGCGGTACTCCAACACCGACCTCGGCACGCACAAGCACCGCATCCCGGACTTCGTGCTGCTGGCCGAGGCACTGGGCTGCGCCGGCCTGCGCTGCGAGACGAAGGAAGACGTCGACGCCACCATCCGCCGCGCGATGGAGATCAACGACCGCCCCGTCGTGATCGACTTCGTCGTGGGGAAGGATGCCCAGGTGTGGCCGATGGTCGCGGCCGGCACCGGCAACGACGAGATCATGGCGGTCCGGGGCATCCGGCCGCTGTTCGACGACGACGAGGTTTCGGTCGAGACGACCGAGGCCGCCGCGGAAGCCGCTGGGGAAGGTGAGCGCTGA
- a CDS encoding TIGR03620 family F420-dependent LLM class oxidoreductase, which yields MTLVDDTRARLGAIGAWLPSAPLQPPPDVERAATRRLADAGYRSVWSGEGPGTREVFAHFGDLLASVPDVVLGTGIANTWARPGRTAEKGGTTLAHAHPGRFVLGIGVGHAFQAAKYGEDYRPRDRMRAYLSEMDAAAAENPAPVPFPRVLAAVGPKMLELSREGADGAHPFAQPVSHTPYAREILGPDKLLIPQQTVLLGSREDARESVRRRVAQSREHSVTVYLAGWKRLGYTDADIAGPSDRFVDDLVLWGDAATIAKRLGELLDAGADHVLLTPSAATFESTVDVLVELAPEVVR from the coding sequence ATGACCCTGGTCGACGACACACGGGCCCGGCTCGGCGCGATCGGCGCCTGGCTGCCGAGCGCGCCCCTGCAACCACCGCCGGACGTCGAGCGAGCGGCCACCCGCCGGCTCGCCGACGCCGGCTACCGCTCGGTGTGGAGCGGCGAAGGACCCGGCACCCGCGAGGTGTTCGCCCACTTCGGCGACCTGCTCGCCTCGGTGCCGGACGTCGTGCTCGGCACCGGCATCGCGAACACCTGGGCACGGCCGGGACGGACCGCCGAGAAGGGCGGCACGACGCTCGCCCACGCCCATCCGGGCCGGTTCGTGCTCGGCATCGGCGTCGGGCACGCGTTCCAGGCGGCGAAGTACGGCGAGGACTACCGGCCGCGGGACCGGATGCGCGCTTATCTGTCCGAAATGGACGCCGCGGCGGCCGAAAACCCCGCGCCCGTGCCATTTCCGCGCGTACTGGCCGCCGTCGGGCCGAAGATGCTCGAGCTGTCCCGCGAGGGGGCGGACGGCGCGCACCCGTTCGCCCAGCCGGTCTCGCACACGCCGTACGCCCGCGAGATCCTCGGGCCGGACAAGCTGCTGATCCCGCAGCAGACCGTGCTGCTCGGCAGCCGCGAGGACGCCCGGGAGAGCGTGCGGCGCCGGGTGGCGCAGTCGCGCGAACACTCCGTCACGGTCTACCTCGCGGGCTGGAAGCGGCTCGGTTACACCGACGCCGACATCGCCGGCCCGAGCGACCGGTTCGTCGACGACCTCGTGCTCTGGGGTGACGCCGCGACCATCGCGAAACGTCTCGGCGAACTGCTCGACGCGGGCGCGGACCACGTGCTGCTGACGCCGTCGGCAGCCACCTTCGAGTCCACTGTGGACGTCCTGGTGGAGCTGGCCCCGGAGGTGGTCCGATGA
- a CDS encoding TIGR03620 family F420-dependent LLM class oxidoreductase, translating to MSVGIWRFLDGAPISAVRETAAEVEELGFDALWFGEYAGREAFTQAALLLAATSTLTIATGVARFDQRSPLAAEGAVRALGEAYPGRFVAGLGGHRPGARPLTALREYLDGMDSAELPGLPQPAPRPRRVLAALGPKLLDLAAERADGAHPYFVPPEHTAMARERLGPGKYLAVEQAVVLDASPDAAREHVDLYVRQAPHHQANLRRLGFTDDDLADGGSDRLVDAIVATGEQAVADRIRAHLDAGADQVCVQVLARTPDSYRRLADVIRGASLVS from the coding sequence ATGAGCGTCGGGATCTGGCGGTTCCTGGACGGCGCCCCGATCTCCGCGGTGCGTGAGACGGCCGCCGAGGTCGAGGAGCTCGGCTTCGACGCGCTCTGGTTCGGCGAGTACGCCGGGCGGGAGGCGTTCACGCAGGCCGCGCTGCTGCTCGCGGCGACGTCGACGCTGACGATCGCCACCGGGGTCGCGCGGTTCGACCAGCGTTCCCCGCTCGCGGCGGAAGGCGCCGTCCGGGCCCTGGGCGAGGCCTACCCGGGCCGGTTCGTCGCCGGGCTGGGCGGGCACCGGCCGGGCGCTCGGCCGCTGACGGCGTTGCGCGAATACCTCGACGGGATGGACTCGGCCGAGCTGCCCGGACTGCCGCAGCCGGCACCGCGGCCGCGCCGGGTGCTCGCGGCGCTGGGCCCGAAGCTGCTGGACCTGGCGGCCGAGCGCGCCGACGGCGCCCACCCGTACTTCGTCCCGCCCGAGCACACCGCGATGGCGCGGGAGCGGCTCGGACCGGGCAAGTACCTGGCGGTCGAGCAGGCGGTGGTCCTGGACGCTTCCCCGGACGCGGCGCGGGAGCACGTGGACCTGTACGTCCGGCAGGCCCCGCACCACCAGGCCAACCTGCGCCGGCTCGGCTTCACCGACGACGACCTCGCCGACGGCGGGAGCGACCGCCTGGTCGACGCCATCGTCGCGACCGGCGAACAGGCGGTGGCGGACCGGATCCGGGCCCACCTCGACGCGGGCGCCGACCAGGTCTGCGTCCAGGTCCTGGCCCGCACACCGGATTCCTACCGCCGCCTGGCCGACGTGATCCGAGGGGCATCACTCGTGTCCTGA
- a CDS encoding DUF397 domain-containing protein, with translation MSEQPVDDKAHIRHHLDFTKAEWIRAEPEGVTLDDCVEYAFVEHTDGVTYTAMRQSSKPDGVILVFTPSEWDAFVKGVRDGEFDLPEDLAEA, from the coding sequence ATGAGTGAGCAGCCGGTCGACGACAAGGCGCACATCCGGCACCACCTCGACTTCACGAAGGCCGAGTGGATCCGGGCCGAGCCGGAGGGCGTGACCCTCGACGACTGCGTCGAGTACGCCTTCGTCGAGCACACCGACGGCGTCACCTACACCGCGATGCGGCAGTCGTCGAAGCCGGACGGCGTGATCCTGGTCTTCACCCCGTCGGAGTGGGACGCGTTCGTCAAGGGCGTCCGCGACGGCGAGTTCGACCTGCCCGAGGACCTCGCGGAGGCCTAA
- the ilvD gene encoding dihydroxy-acid dehydratase, translating into MPPLRSRTTTHGRNAAGARSLWRATGMTDSDFGKPIVAIANSYTQFVPGHVHLKDLGEIVAGAVKEAGGVAREFHTIAVDDGIAMGHSGMLYSLPSREIIADSVEYMVNAHQADALVCISNCDKITPGMLNAAMRLNIPVVFVSGGPMEAGKAVVVGGVAQAPTDLITAIAASASPEVDEDGLSIVERSACPTCGSCSGMFTANSMNCLTEALGLSLPGNGSTLATHAARRALFEEAGRTVVELCRRWYENDDDSVLPRSIASKAAFENAMALDMAMGGSTNTVLHILAAAQEGEVDFTIADIDAIGRRVPCLSKVAPNSDYHMEDVHRAGGIPAILGELYRGGLLNTDVRSVHSPDLESWLGAWDIRAASPSDTAVELFHAAPGGVRTTQAFSTENRWSSLDTDAAGGCIRDVEHAYTKDGGLAILRGNLAENGAVIKAAGIDEDLWHFEGPARVLESQEEAVSAILKKEIQPGEVLVIRYEGPAGGPGMQEMLHPTAFLKGSGLGKKCALITDGRFSGGSSGISVGHISPEAAAGGLIGLVENGDRILLDIHERRLELLVDPEVLAERRSKMEASERPWQPKDRQRPVTAALRAYARMATSADTGAVRDVNK; encoded by the coding sequence GTGCCGCCTCTCCGTTCCCGGACCACCACCCACGGCCGCAACGCGGCGGGCGCGCGCTCGCTCTGGCGCGCCACCGGCATGACCGACAGCGACTTCGGCAAGCCGATCGTGGCGATCGCCAACTCCTACACCCAGTTCGTGCCCGGCCACGTGCACCTCAAGGACCTCGGCGAGATCGTCGCCGGCGCGGTGAAGGAAGCCGGCGGCGTCGCGCGCGAGTTCCACACGATCGCCGTCGACGACGGCATCGCCATGGGCCACTCCGGCATGCTCTACTCGCTGCCCTCGCGCGAGATCATCGCCGACTCGGTCGAGTACATGGTCAACGCGCACCAGGCCGACGCGCTGGTCTGCATCTCCAACTGCGACAAGATCACCCCGGGCATGCTCAACGCCGCGATGCGGCTGAACATCCCGGTCGTGTTCGTCTCCGGCGGGCCGATGGAGGCCGGCAAGGCCGTCGTCGTCGGCGGTGTCGCGCAGGCCCCGACCGACCTGATCACCGCGATCGCGGCGTCGGCCAGCCCCGAGGTCGACGAGGACGGCCTCTCGATCGTCGAGCGCTCGGCGTGCCCGACCTGCGGCTCGTGCTCCGGCATGTTCACCGCGAACTCGATGAACTGCCTGACCGAGGCGCTGGGGCTTTCCCTGCCGGGCAACGGTTCCACGCTGGCGACGCACGCCGCGCGCCGGGCGCTGTTCGAGGAGGCCGGCCGCACGGTCGTCGAGCTGTGCCGTCGCTGGTACGAAAACGACGACGACTCGGTGCTGCCGCGCTCGATCGCGTCGAAGGCGGCGTTCGAGAACGCGATGGCCCTGGACATGGCGATGGGTGGCTCGACGAACACCGTGCTGCACATCCTCGCCGCCGCCCAGGAGGGCGAGGTCGACTTCACGATCGCCGACATCGACGCGATCGGCCGCCGCGTGCCGTGCCTGTCGAAGGTGGCGCCGAACTCCGACTACCACATGGAAGACGTCCACCGGGCCGGCGGCATCCCGGCGATCCTGGGCGAGCTGTACCGCGGCGGGTTGCTGAACACCGACGTCCGGTCGGTGCACTCCCCCGACCTCGAGTCGTGGCTGGGTGCGTGGGACATCCGGGCCGCTTCGCCTTCCGACACCGCGGTCGAGCTGTTCCACGCGGCGCCGGGCGGGGTCCGCACGACGCAGGCGTTCTCGACGGAGAACCGCTGGTCGTCGCTGGACACCGACGCGGCAGGCGGCTGCATCCGCGACGTCGAGCACGCGTACACGAAGGACGGCGGCCTGGCGATCCTGCGCGGCAACCTCGCCGAGAACGGCGCGGTGATCAAGGCGGCGGGCATCGACGAGGACCTGTGGCACTTCGAAGGCCCGGCACGCGTGCTGGAGAGCCAGGAAGAGGCCGTGTCGGCGATCCTCAAGAAGGAGATCCAGCCGGGCGAGGTGCTGGTGATCCGCTACGAGGGTCCCGCGGGTGGCCCGGGCATGCAGGAGATGCTGCACCCGACGGCGTTCCTCAAGGGCTCGGGTCTCGGCAAGAAGTGCGCGCTGATCACCGACGGCCGCTTCTCGGGCGGCTCGTCGGGCATCTCGGTGGGCCACATCTCGCCGGAGGCGGCGGCGGGCGGCCTGATCGGCCTGGTGGAGAACGGCGACCGCATCCTGCTGGACATCCACGAGCGGCGGCTGGAGCTGCTGGTGGACCCGGAGGTGCTGGCCGAGCGGCGCTCGAAGATGGAGGCGTCCGAGCGGCCGTGGCAGCCGAAGGACCGCCAGCGCCCGGTGACGGCGGCGCTGCGGGCGTACGCCCGGATGGCGACGTCGGCCGACACCGGCGCGGTCCGCGACGTGAACAAGTAA
- a CDS encoding nuclear transport factor 2 family protein — protein MTTPRDVFAALSDGISEGRFGELSALYAEDTVVEHPQAVPRPTRLTGRAAVHERFTGALAGAYRLKRKNVVVHETTDPEVIVAEYDYDAESVETGRTTTTANIQVLRVRDGLIVHSRDYHDYLRLAVIRDGVDQLVKAYEQAPPRELSPVTPESAGTVFERLVHGVAGGRWDALPDLYAEETHVTHPFLPGSAVVRTHDELRDHFAAGKALNPGFAVADLVTYRGTDPEVLIGEFAYQGEYGGRPVRIANIFSMRVRDGLIVESRDYGDHLGIAGDTGKIPELAARL, from the coding sequence ATGACCACACCCCGCGACGTGTTCGCCGCCCTGTCCGACGGCATCAGCGAAGGACGGTTCGGCGAGCTTTCCGCGCTCTACGCCGAGGACACCGTCGTCGAGCACCCCCAGGCCGTGCCGCGGCCGACGCGCCTCACCGGCCGCGCCGCGGTCCACGAGCGCTTCACCGGCGCCCTGGCGGGCGCGTACCGGCTCAAGCGCAAGAACGTGGTCGTCCACGAGACGACGGACCCCGAGGTGATCGTCGCCGAATACGACTACGACGCCGAGTCGGTCGAGACCGGCCGGACGACCACGACGGCCAACATCCAGGTGCTGCGCGTGCGCGACGGCCTGATCGTCCACTCCCGCGACTACCACGACTACCTGCGGCTCGCCGTGATCCGCGACGGCGTCGACCAGCTTGTAAAGGCCTACGAGCAGGCACCGCCGCGCGAGCTGTCCCCGGTCACCCCGGAGAGCGCCGGCACGGTGTTCGAACGGCTCGTGCACGGCGTGGCGGGCGGACGCTGGGACGCACTTCCGGACCTGTACGCGGAGGAAACGCACGTGACGCACCCGTTCCTGCCGGGGTCGGCCGTGGTGCGGACGCACGACGAGCTGCGAGATCACTTCGCGGCGGGCAAGGCGCTGAACCCCGGGTTCGCGGTCGCGGACCTGGTCACCTACCGGGGCACCGATCCGGAGGTGCTGATCGGCGAGTTCGCCTACCAGGGCGAATACGGCGGGCGGCCGGTGCGGATCGCCAACATCTTTTCGATGCGCGTGCGCGACGGCCTGATCGTCGAGTCCCGCGACTACGGCGACCACCTCGGCATCGCCGGCGACACCGGCAAGATCCCCGAGCTGGCGGCGCGGCTTTAG
- a CDS encoding DoxX family membrane protein — protein MSSGDDFSQQPTSLLSGVEDDRADDTPTQGGLGLGLLILRLALGVTMGAHGLQHLFGLFGGPGIGGFARVLETFGYHKQTTLLSWITGITELGGGVLVVVGLFTPLAAAGLLGVMANAVYAKFHGGFFEGQGQGFEFELLLGASALSLLFTGSGPISLERNTPWRKRPLPLGLVSLLLAAAAAVVVIVLTR, from the coding sequence GTGAGCAGTGGAGACGACTTTTCGCAGCAGCCCACCAGCCTCCTGTCGGGCGTCGAGGACGACCGGGCGGACGACACCCCGACCCAGGGCGGGCTCGGGCTCGGCCTGCTGATCCTGCGGCTCGCGCTCGGCGTGACCATGGGCGCGCACGGCCTGCAGCACCTGTTCGGCCTGTTCGGCGGGCCGGGCATCGGTGGGTTCGCGCGCGTGCTGGAGACGTTCGGCTACCACAAGCAGACGACGCTGCTGTCGTGGATCACCGGCATCACCGAGCTGGGCGGCGGCGTGCTGGTGGTCGTCGGGCTGTTCACGCCGCTGGCCGCGGCAGGCCTGCTCGGTGTCATGGCCAACGCCGTGTACGCGAAGTTCCACGGCGGGTTCTTCGAGGGGCAGGGGCAGGGTTTCGAGTTCGAGCTGCTGCTGGGGGCTTCGGCGTTGAGCCTGCTGTTCACCGGGTCCGGGCCGATCTCGCTGGAGCGGAACACGCCGTGGCGGAAGCGGCCGTTGCCGCTGGGGCTGGTTTCGCTGCTGCTGGCCGCGGCGGCCGCGGTGGTGGTCATCGTCCTGACTCGGTAG